The DNA window GGACTGTTCCGAGCCGACGGAGTAGCGACTGACGACGGTGAACTCGATCGGCCGCCAGTCGGACGGCGGGGCGAGGCCCGGGTTAGCCTGGGGATCGCCGCGATAGGACAGCAGACGATAGCGATTGGCGTTGCAGGTCAGCGACACGGCGGCCAGCGTTTGCGGCTGGTCCCAGAACAGCAGATACCAGGAGGGCAGCACATCGCTGACCGGTCCGCGCTGCACCTGTTTGGCGGCGCCAGGCCGGGGATCGGGAGCCGTATTGGTCCAGGTGCGGCCTTGCGGCAAGGCGTTGGGATGGGAGCCGAACGGCGCTTTCTCGGCGATGCCGATCGCTTCGTGCGTGATGCTATGGAAGCGCGGACGCAGCAGCAGCAAACCGGCCAGCGCCGACTGCCGCCGATGACGACGATCGGTCACCAGCAGGGCCCGAGTGGTAAAGCCCGGCGGGAGCGTTTGCCGCAGGTTCAGCGACTGCCACTGCCCGGGTACGGCCGGATCGGGCTCGCCGGTCGCCTCGGGGGAGTACGTGCTTAGCTGGACCTGCGGCGAAGCAGGGTCCAGCTCGATTTCGCATACAATCGAGCCGACCGGAACCGCACGTTTGAAGACGATCAGGTACTGAAAGTCGGTTTCGGTGACGAACGGGCCGCCTCCAAATTTCCAGACAGGCGCCTGGGGCTGCAGCCCGAGAGCCCGGCGGACCATCAGATTGTCGGCCGGCTGGGCCTGGCCGGACAGGTACTGCCGGCAGCGGGAATCGTCGATATCGTCGATCGAGATCGCCAGCATGCCGTCGGATTCGGCGGCCATTCCGGGCGACAGGCAGCAGGCCAGCAGCAACGCGGACAGCACCATTTGCCAGGCAAGGGAGGATCGCAAACAGGCGGGCATGGACAGGGCTCCGGCGAAGCAGAACAGATCGAACAGGCGGGTTGTGAGGGGATAGTTTACTCGCAAAGCACGCTTCCTGGGAGGAGGAAGTGCGCTGCGGCCCCTCCCGCGACGATGGCGTCGCCAGCCGATGGCCACTGCTATCCCTGCCGGGAGCCACTGCTTTCCCTGCCAATCGTTGCAAACTCTCCCTGCCAATCGTTGCAAAAAAGAGCCGTTCCGCGGGCCCGTTGTTCCCCAGGCGTAATGTTTCGATAATATATAGGGTTAGCCGGCCGGAACGTCGTCCGTCCTTTTGCAACACGCACCACCACCAACCCGGCGGGTCGCTTCCGGCTCGCGTTTCCCAGGCGGCTGGAACCTTACTTCCAGGCGTTCGGTTGCAGCCTGCAGCCGGCGACGCCTTCCGACGATTAACGCCAGGCGGACTGCTCCATGAATCCAAAACGCACGACCACCGGGCTGCTGGTGCTGTTTGTGTTGGCGTGCATGGGCGTCATGCTGGTTTATTTGCCGACGCTGATCGTTAAACAGATCGAGATCGTCAAGGAACTGGGCGACGTCTGGCTGTACGTGTATCTGGCCGTGGTCGGCACGGGGGCCGCGCTGCTTGTCTTTGCCAGCGGCTATACCTTGTGGACGTTATGGGGCCGGTCGCGGGTCAAAGAGAAACGCCGCGAAGATCGCATCAAGAACCCCAGCCAGCTCACGCGGGAAGAAAAGCAGAAGGAAGTCGACGAGAACCTTGCCGCCATTGAAGACCTGCAGACGGACTCCCATCTGGATCCGCAGATCGAAGAGCAGCTGGAACCGCTCGTCAAACGTTTTGAAGCCAAGCGGGAAAGCCAGCAGCTGGAAATTGTCGCCTTTGGCTCTATCTCCAGCGGCAAAAGCTCTCTGCTCAACGCCCTCGCCGGTCGCGATGTGTTCCAGACCGATCTCAAAGGCGGCACGACCGTACGCCGTGCCGAAACCCCCTGGCCTGGGATCGACAAGGTCGTGCTGGTCGACACGCCTGGCCTGGGAGAAATCGAAGGCGCCGAGAACATCAGCCGGGCCGCCCGCGCCGCGACCGACGCCGACCTCGTCCTGCTGGTGGTCGACGGCCCGCTGCGGGAGTCCGAGTTTGAACTGCTGGCCCGACTGGGCAACATGGAAAAGCGGATCCTGATCTGCCTCAACAAAACCGACTGGTACGACGCCCGGAACCGGGACCGGCTGCTGGGTCAGATTGTGTCACAGGTGAAGGGGATCGCCGATCCCGAGAACGTGCTGGCTGTCCGCTCGCAGCCCAGCGAGCGGCTGCGCGTCCGCGTGCTGGCGGATGGCTCCGAAGTGGAAGAGATGGTGCCCACGCCGCCCGACATTGGTCCTTTGGCCGCCCGGATGATGAAGGTCGTCAAGCGGGACGGCTCCGACCTGCTGATGGCGAACCTGCTGCTGCAGTCCCGCGGCCTGGTCGATGAGGCCCGCACCCGCGTCAAAGAATCGCTCGACCGCCGGGCCTGGGGGATCGTCGACAAATACATGTGGGGGGCCGGCGGGGCCGCCGCGATCAGCCCGTTTCCGCTGGTCGACCTGATGGCGGGCTGCGCGATCTCGACCAAAATGGTCGTCGACCTGGCGCAAGTGTACCGCCAGGATATCGACCTGCAGGCCGCCGTGAATCTGGTCGGGCAGCTGGGCAAAAACCTGATCGCCATTCTGGGCGTAAGCGCCGCCACGCCGGCCTTGGCGGCATTGGTGGGCAGCAGCCTGAAGGCAGTGCCAGGAATTGGCACCCTCGCCGGCGGCCTGCTGCAGGGAGTCGTCCAGGCGGTCGTCACCCGCTGGATCGGCGCCGTATTCATTGCCTATTTCCGGGAAGAGATGAAGCCGCCGGAAGGGCTCGCCGAGCTGGCCCGCCGGCAATGGGCCATGGTCACCAGCGTGACCGAACTGCGCAAAGTGGTCGAAACGGCCCGGCAGAAACTGTTCGATTAAGGCCGCCAGAACCAGCAGCGGCCACCCGGCCCACGCCCTCATTCTGACTCGGCCCCGTAAGCCTTCGGCAGACGACAAACATCCCTCTATCGCCTCTCCTCTTCTTCTCCTTTGCTCATGTCTGTGCTGATTACCATCGCCGCTTTGGCGTTGTTGATGTTTGTCGCCTATCGCGGTTTCAGCGTGATTCTGTTTGCGCCGCTGATCGCCATGCTGGCCGTGCTGTGCACCGATCCCAGCGCCGTGATGCCCGTGTTCAGCGGCGTGTTCATGGAGAAGATGGTCGGCTTCGTCAAAATTTACTTTCCCGTCTTTTTGCTGGGCGCCCTGTTTGGCAAATGGATTGAGCTATCGGGCTTCTCGGCGGCGGTGGTCACGTTTGTGATCAAGGCGTTTGGCCCGCAGCGGACGATCTTGTCGATTGTGGCCGTGTGCGGCTTGCTGACCTACGGCGGGGTGTCGCTGTTTGTCGTGGTGTTTGCCGTCTACCCGTTTGCCGCAGAGATGTTCCGCAAGGCCAACATTCCCAAGCGGCTGATTCCCGGGACGATTGCGCTTGGCGCCTTTACGTTCTCGATGGACGCTCTACCCGGCAGCCCGCAGATCCAGAATATCATTCCGACGACCTACTTCAACACGACCGCCTGGGCCGCTCCCTGGCTGGGCCTGGTCGGCGCCGTCTTCATTCTGCTGCTCGGCCTGGGCTACCTGGAATGGCGGCGCATCTCGGCCGCCCGCGCCGGCGAAGGCTACCTTCCGGACGAACCGCAGGACAGCAAGTTGATGGCCAAGGACGCCGCTGCGAGCGATGCGTTAGCAGCGGAAGAGACGCACATCCACCCGCTCATCGCCCTGCTGCCGCTGGTGGTGGTGGGCGTGGCGAACCTCCTGCTGACCGAGGGCATCGCCCGCTGGTACGACTCGCCGTACGCGATCGACCTGCCCGGACTCCCGGCGCCCTTGCCGGTGGATGTCGACAAACTGAAGGCGGTCTGGGCGGTCGAAGGCGCCCTGGTGCTGGGCATTTTGACCGTGACCGCGTTCGCCTGGCCCCGCCTGATTCAAAGGGCGGCAGCCGGCTCGCAGGTCGCCGTCGGCGGAGCCCTGCTGGCGGCCATGAATACGGCGGCCGAATACGGTTTTGGCGGCGTGATCGCGATCCTGCCGGGCTTCCAGGTGGTGCGGGAAAAACTGCAGGCGATCCCCGATCCGCTGGTGAACGAGGCGATCACCGTGACCACCCTGGCCGGCATTACCGGCTCGGCGTCGGGCGGGTTAAGCATCGCCCTGGCCAGCATGGCGGAGCAGTTCAAGGCGGCGGCGACAGCGGCCGAGATCCCCTTTGAGGTGCTGCACCGGGTGGCTTCGATGGCGGCCGGCGGCATGGATACGCTGCCCCACAACGGCGCCGTGATTACGCTGCTGGCAGTGACCGGCCTGACGCATCGGGACGCGTACCGCGATATTTTCGCCGTCACCTGTATCAAGACGCTCGCGGTGTTCTTCATCATCGCCGTGTACTACGCTACCGGCCTGGTGTGAGGGGGAAGGGCTTTCAGGCAGCCGCTTTTTGAGGGGCGATGCGACCCTGCAGGTATTCGATCGCTTTGTTGAGCTGACGATCGACGACCGGCACTTCCGGCTCCGGCGGCTGGTCGACCAGGGGAATATCGGTGTTGGCCGACTGCAGAGACTTCAAATCGCGATCGCCCCGGTCCCGGATGACGGCTTCCTGCTCCTGGGCGGTCAGGACGATTTCAAAACCTGGGTTCGGCCGCACGCCCCACTGATCCTGGTCAGTCGCGTCTTCCCGCCGATGGATGTTCGCTCCGCTGGGACGCCAGTAGCTGTCGGTCGTCAGCTTCAGGGCGCTGCGGCCATTCTTGAGCGGGTAAACCTGCTGCACGGTTCCTTTGCCGTAAGAGCGTTCTCCCACCACGATCGCGCGCTGGTGGTCCTGCAGGCAGGCGGCGACAATCTCGGCCGCGCTGGCGGAGTAGTTATCGACCAGCACGACCATCGGCACGTTTTTGGGCAACCGTAACGACGTTCCCGCGGTATACGTTTTGTCGACATGGCCGCCGCGTCCCAGGGTTTGCACGATTTTTCCCTTGTCGATAAACATGTCGCACATTTCCACCGCCCCGCGGAGATAGCCGCCGTTGTTGCTGCGCAGATCCAGGATCAGGGCCTGCGGAACCGCCTCAAAACTGGCCAGGGCGCGCAGGACATCGTCGACGGTGTTATCGCCAAAACTGGAGACGCGAATCAGCCCGATCCGCGGGTCCTGCTGCAGATGATAATCCCAGGAACCGTCCGGCAAGCGGGTGTCGCCGCGGACGGACTCCAGCGGAATCTCGGCCCGTTTAACGGTCACCTGCAGCGTGGCGTCGGTGGCGGGCCGGTGCACGGTCAGCACGACCGGTTCGCCCAGCGGACCGCGCATCCGCGAGGTGCTGCCTTCCATGGTCAGTTCGCGGATGGTGCTGTCATCGATCGCCAGGATCTGATCCTCCGGCTGCAGCGAGTCGGGCAGGTCGTTGGCTTGCTGCAGGGTGATCACGCCCAGGTCGGCGTCGTAGCGGAGTAGAATCTTGTCCAGCTCACGGCGCGTCAGGCTGATGCTGGCCGGCTCTTCGATACCAGGTTTTTTCACGCTCAGGGCGATCGGTTCGGAGGTATTCTTCTCCATCCGCTCCGCAATCGCCGCCAGCAGAATCTGTTCCTGGGGGACGCCATCGATGGCCATGATCTCATCCCCCGCCAGGATTCCCGCCCGCCAGGCAGGCGTATCCGGCAAAGGCGTCAGCACGGTCAGTCGATGCGTATCTTCGTTGACGCCGACAAACACCCCGACTCCGCCGAATCGCTGTTTCAGCGATTCATCAAACTGCGGGAACTGGCTGGGCGGCAGGTAGATGGAATTGGGGTCCAGCCCTTTGACCATCCCGGAGATAGCCCGGTCAAACAGTTGCTGGGGGTCGACTTCCTCGACATAGTTATTTTCGATCAGCTGCATGGCGTAAGACAACTCGCCCGCATAACGGCTGCTGACCGCTTTCTGGTAACAAGCGATCGAAAACACCGCGGCGATGATGATCACCAACAGGTTGCGAAACGGCATACGTGCTTTCCTTCCAAACGGCGCCAGGTGGGGGCGAATCCTTGCCAGCTTCCATTTTACCCGTTCCTGGCCGCAGGTGAACGCCCCGCAATCCGCTTCCCTGGAGGAAGAATCGGCAGAACCGGCCGGATCGGTTCAGAACGCGCGGCTGGCCCGAGGTTGCGTTTTTGAATCGCGACCAAAACGACAGGCCCCGGGATTGTGTTCTATGTTTCCTGTATGCCACATGCCGATCGTGCGCCAGGCTGCGACTCCTTTGCGGGTAGACGCGGCGCCAGGCGCGTTTCGAACTGGGGCCTCCCGCCTTGCGAAGGAACCCGCCTTTATGATCGTACTTACGCGCCTTGACGGCGAGCGATTTGTGCTGAACGCCGATCTGATTCGGTATATCGAATCGCGTCCCGATACGTTCATTACGTTGACCTC is part of the Lignipirellula cremea genome and encodes:
- a CDS encoding GntP family permease codes for the protein MSVLITIAALALLMFVAYRGFSVILFAPLIAMLAVLCTDPSAVMPVFSGVFMEKMVGFVKIYFPVFLLGALFGKWIELSGFSAAVVTFVIKAFGPQRTILSIVAVCGLLTYGGVSLFVVVFAVYPFAAEMFRKANIPKRLIPGTIALGAFTFSMDALPGSPQIQNIIPTTYFNTTAWAAPWLGLVGAVFILLLGLGYLEWRRISAARAGEGYLPDEPQDSKLMAKDAAASDALAAEETHIHPLIALLPLVVVGVANLLLTEGIARWYDSPYAIDLPGLPAPLPVDVDKLKAVWAVEGALVLGILTVTAFAWPRLIQRAAAGSQVAVGGALLAAMNTAAEYGFGGVIAILPGFQVVREKLQAIPDPLVNEAITVTTLAGITGSASGGLSIALASMAEQFKAAATAAEIPFEVLHRVASMAAGGMDTLPHNGAVITLLAVTGLTHRDAYRDIFAVTCIKTLAVFFIIAVYYATGLV
- a CDS encoding S41 family peptidase, with product MPFRNLLVIIIAAVFSIACYQKAVSSRYAGELSYAMQLIENNYVEEVDPQQLFDRAISGMVKGLDPNSIYLPPSQFPQFDESLKQRFGGVGVFVGVNEDTHRLTVLTPLPDTPAWRAGILAGDEIMAIDGVPQEQILLAAIAERMEKNTSEPIALSVKKPGIEEPASISLTRRELDKILLRYDADLGVITLQQANDLPDSLQPEDQILAIDDSTIRELTMEGSTSRMRGPLGEPVVLTVHRPATDATLQVTVKRAEIPLESVRGDTRLPDGSWDYHLQQDPRIGLIRVSSFGDNTVDDVLRALASFEAVPQALILDLRSNNGGYLRGAVEMCDMFIDKGKIVQTLGRGGHVDKTYTAGTSLRLPKNVPMVVLVDNYSASAAEIVAACLQDHQRAIVVGERSYGKGTVQQVYPLKNGRSALKLTTDSYWRPSGANIHRREDATDQDQWGVRPNPGFEIVLTAQEQEAVIRDRGDRDLKSLQSANTDIPLVDQPPEPEVPVVDRQLNKAIEYLQGRIAPQKAAA
- a CDS encoding YcjF family protein, whose amino-acid sequence is MNPKRTTTGLLVLFVLACMGVMLVYLPTLIVKQIEIVKELGDVWLYVYLAVVGTGAALLVFASGYTLWTLWGRSRVKEKRREDRIKNPSQLTREEKQKEVDENLAAIEDLQTDSHLDPQIEEQLEPLVKRFEAKRESQQLEIVAFGSISSGKSSLLNALAGRDVFQTDLKGGTTVRRAETPWPGIDKVVLVDTPGLGEIEGAENISRAARAATDADLVLLVVDGPLRESEFELLARLGNMEKRILICLNKTDWYDARNRDRLLGQIVSQVKGIADPENVLAVRSQPSERLRVRVLADGSEVEEMVPTPPDIGPLAARMMKVVKRDGSDLLMANLLLQSRGLVDEARTRVKESLDRRAWGIVDKYMWGAGGAAAISPFPLVDLMAGCAISTKMVVDLAQVYRQDIDLQAAVNLVGQLGKNLIAILGVSAATPALAALVGSSLKAVPGIGTLAGGLLQGVVQAVVTRWIGAVFIAYFREEMKPPEGLAELARRQWAMVTSVTELRKVVETARQKLFD